A region from the Arthrobacter gengyunqii genome encodes:
- a CDS encoding glyceraldehyde-3-phosphate dehydrogenase: protein MSQFSDACLDTWMDREAIAEAMIPLIGRLYRENSVVTSVYGRPLVNRSVIDILKAHRFARQIDEVELPVSDTFPLLQALDGLELGAASIDLARLSLKYKAEGAGVDLVDFLRSELADVAGKHGADERTSTDVVLYGFGRIGRLLARILIDHAGGGQGLRLRAIVVRKGAENDLVKRASLLRRDSVHGAFDGTITVDEDKNTILANGTLIQVIYSNDPSTVDYTAYGIKDAVVVDNTGRWRDEEGLSQHLAAKGVARVLLTAPGKGSLKNIVHGINHASISDDDKIVTAASCTTNAITPVLKVLNDKYGIIHGHVETVHSFTNDQNLIDNFHKGDRRGRSAALNMVITETGAAKAVAKALPELAGKLSGNAIRVPTPDVSMAILNLNFETSTTKEEINTFLRETSLNSDLHKQIDYIDSPEVVSTDFVGSKRAGIVDGLATISNGKNAVLYVWYDNEFGYSCQVIRVLEEMAQVNPPAYPRVEELAASI, encoded by the coding sequence TTGAGCCAGTTCTCCGATGCCTGCCTTGATACGTGGATGGACCGTGAGGCCATTGCCGAGGCAATGATTCCGCTGATCGGGCGGCTCTACCGGGAAAACAGTGTGGTCACGTCCGTGTATGGCCGCCCCTTGGTGAACCGTTCCGTCATCGACATCCTGAAGGCGCACCGCTTTGCCCGGCAGATCGATGAAGTTGAACTCCCGGTCTCCGATACCTTCCCGCTGCTGCAGGCGCTGGATGGGCTTGAACTGGGCGCCGCGTCCATCGATTTGGCCCGCCTGAGCCTGAAATACAAGGCAGAGGGCGCCGGCGTTGATCTGGTGGACTTCCTGCGCAGCGAGTTGGCTGATGTGGCGGGCAAACACGGCGCTGACGAGCGCACCAGCACCGACGTCGTCCTCTACGGCTTTGGCCGGATCGGACGGCTGCTGGCCCGCATCCTCATTGACCACGCCGGCGGCGGACAGGGGCTGCGCCTGCGTGCCATCGTGGTCCGCAAGGGTGCGGAAAATGACCTGGTTAAGCGTGCGTCGCTGCTGCGCCGTGATTCCGTCCACGGTGCCTTCGACGGAACCATCACCGTGGATGAGGATAAGAACACCATCCTGGCCAACGGCACGCTGATCCAGGTCATCTACTCCAACGACCCGTCCACCGTGGACTACACGGCCTACGGGATCAAAGACGCCGTGGTGGTGGACAACACCGGCCGCTGGCGCGATGAAGAGGGACTGTCCCAGCACCTGGCCGCCAAGGGCGTGGCGCGCGTGCTGCTCACCGCTCCTGGCAAGGGCAGCCTCAAGAACATTGTGCACGGCATCAATCACGCGTCGATTTCCGATGATGACAAGATCGTCACCGCCGCCTCCTGCACCACCAACGCCATTACCCCGGTGCTGAAGGTCCTCAACGACAAGTACGGGATCATCCACGGCCACGTGGAAACCGTGCACTCGTTCACCAATGACCAGAACCTGATCGACAACTTCCACAAGGGCGACCGCCGCGGCCGCTCCGCTGCGCTGAACATGGTGATCACCGAAACCGGTGCCGCCAAGGCCGTTGCGAAGGCACTGCCGGAACTGGCGGGCAAGCTCAGCGGAAACGCCATCCGGGTTCCCACCCCCGATGTCTCCATGGCCATCCTGAACCTCAACTTCGAGACCTCCACCACGAAGGAAGAGATCAACACCTTCCTCCGGGAAACCTCGCTGAACTCGGACCTGCACAAGCAGATCGACTACATCGATTCACCCGAGGTCGTTTCCACCGACTTCGTGGGGTCCAAACGGGCCGGGATCGTGGACGGACTGGCCACCATCTCCAACGGCAAGAATGCCGTCCTCTACGTCTGGTACGACAACGAGTTCGGCTACAGCTGCCAGGTCATCCGGGTGCTGGAGGAAATGGCGCAAGTAAATCCGCCGGCCTACCCGCGCGTCGAGGAACTGGCCGCCTCGATCTAG
- a CDS encoding MFS transporter yields the protein MSRTPREQRPLVLRNANFRGLWISSTAGIFGTSVAAVALPLIAAVELDASNFAVAALSGVGFLPWLLFGLPIGALVDRYRRKPLVMAALVIRITVLMTLPVAFWLDRLSVAQLFVVSFLSGLAAVFSMLAESALVPLAVKREELIEGNGLMTGSAASADAVGRGLGGWLTGAWGASNSLLLQVAASTVSLASVASLKVQETRTASDNPGAARIFRDMGEGLRYSFSTAPLRTILLVGALWNLGGAIVVSLMVILVVRTLGESGAMLGFLTASTALGGTLGGLTVKRVTQRWGSGTVWRFSMLPAAAGYASLLLMTPGWGMVPGFIGLFLAGYAISMNVVVSTSFRQRVCPPGMLGRLGSASRMVTWGMLAIAGVIGGVLVESLGIRAAVLIGLGIAFLAPAAAALGPLRGIRDLEDLEPETVETGLEVR from the coding sequence ATGTCCCGAACTCCGAGAGAACAACGCCCGCTGGTGCTTCGCAATGCGAACTTCCGCGGCCTGTGGATTTCGTCCACCGCCGGCATCTTTGGCACTTCTGTTGCCGCGGTGGCGCTGCCTCTCATTGCTGCTGTTGAATTGGACGCTTCCAATTTTGCCGTTGCTGCCCTTTCCGGCGTGGGATTCCTGCCGTGGCTGTTGTTCGGGCTGCCGATTGGCGCTTTGGTGGACCGCTACCGCCGGAAACCCCTGGTCATGGCTGCGCTCGTGATCCGGATAACCGTGCTGATGACCCTGCCCGTGGCCTTCTGGCTGGACCGGCTCAGCGTGGCCCAGCTCTTTGTGGTGTCTTTCCTGTCCGGTTTGGCAGCCGTCTTTTCCATGCTGGCGGAATCCGCCCTCGTCCCACTGGCAGTGAAGCGGGAGGAACTGATTGAAGGCAACGGGCTGATGACGGGCTCGGCAGCCTCAGCGGATGCGGTGGGCAGGGGTCTGGGCGGTTGGCTCACCGGCGCCTGGGGTGCCTCTAACTCCCTTCTGCTGCAAGTGGCGGCGTCCACAGTGTCCCTGGCCTCTGTGGCGTCCCTGAAAGTGCAGGAAACCCGAACGGCCAGCGACAACCCGGGAGCCGCCCGGATTTTCCGAGACATGGGAGAAGGGCTCCGATACAGCTTCAGCACCGCTCCGCTGCGCACCATCCTGCTCGTAGGGGCATTGTGGAACCTGGGCGGGGCCATCGTGGTTTCTCTGATGGTCATCCTTGTGGTGCGGACACTGGGGGAGTCCGGAGCCATGCTGGGATTCCTGACGGCGTCCACTGCGCTGGGCGGCACCCTGGGCGGCCTCACCGTCAAGCGGGTCACGCAGCGGTGGGGTTCGGGAACGGTATGGCGCTTTTCCATGCTGCCGGCCGCTGCGGGCTATGCCAGCCTGCTGCTGATGACTCCGGGCTGGGGAATGGTTCCGGGCTTCATCGGGCTTTTCCTGGCCGGATATGCCATCTCCATGAATGTTGTGGTGTCCACGAGTTTCCGCCAACGGGTGTGCCCGCCCGGAATGCTGGGGCGGCTGGGGTCCGCCTCCCGCATGGTGACATGGGGGATGCTGGCCATTGCCGGCGTCATCGGCGGCGTCCTAGTGGAGAGCCTGGGAATTCGCGCCGCTGTCCTCATCGGGCTGGGAATTGCGTTCCTGGCTCCGGCAGCCGCCGCGCTGGGGCCGCTGCGGGGCATTAGGGACCTGGAAGATCTGGAGCCCGAAACGGTGGAAACCGGCCTCGAAGTCCGCTGA
- a CDS encoding YaaA family protein, giving the protein MLILLPPSEGKTAAVSGPDFDPDKLHFPGLNDARKQVLEAVAQASAAADAHAVLGVGPSLAAEVQRNTVLQDQPCAPAHRIYSGVLYDALGYSTLTPAQQRTADSSVVVISGLWGALGFSDPIPAYRLSMAVKLPETGKLASFWKRHLTPVLNEYAAEQLVVDCRSSTYAAAWAPEPARAAAVNVFQMRNGKRTVVSHFAKHTRGELARHLLTRTGSAPETPEQLLAAAREKWEAELVPATARKPFQLNLMLPGQETAG; this is encoded by the coding sequence GTGTTGATTTTGCTCCCGCCCTCTGAAGGAAAAACCGCCGCCGTCTCAGGTCCGGATTTCGACCCCGACAAGCTGCATTTCCCCGGGCTTAACGACGCCCGCAAACAGGTCCTTGAAGCCGTGGCGCAGGCCAGTGCTGCGGCGGACGCGCACGCCGTCCTGGGCGTCGGCCCGTCACTGGCCGCAGAGGTGCAGCGCAACACCGTCCTGCAGGATCAGCCCTGCGCCCCGGCACACCGCATCTACAGCGGAGTGCTCTACGACGCCCTGGGCTACTCAACGCTGACTCCCGCCCAGCAGCGCACTGCGGATAGCTCCGTCGTCGTCATCTCCGGCCTGTGGGGGGCGCTGGGATTCAGCGATCCGATTCCCGCTTACCGGTTGTCCATGGCAGTGAAGCTGCCGGAAACGGGCAAACTCGCTTCCTTCTGGAAACGCCATTTGACGCCCGTCCTGAATGAGTATGCGGCGGAACAACTGGTGGTGGACTGCCGGTCCAGCACCTACGCGGCTGCGTGGGCGCCGGAACCGGCCCGGGCAGCGGCTGTGAACGTCTTCCAGATGCGCAACGGCAAACGCACAGTGGTCTCGCACTTCGCCAAGCACACCCGCGGAGAGCTCGCCCGGCACCTGCTGACCCGCACCGGCTCCGCTCCCGAAACACCTGAACAGCTGCTGGCTGCCGCCCGGGAGAAATGGGAGGCGGAACTGGTCCCTGCCACGGCACGGAAACCCTTCCAGCTCAACCTCATGCTTCCCGGGCAGGAAACGGCCGGCTAG
- a CDS encoding reverse transcriptase-like protein, whose product MTLFDPSDTPAEPSGNAASSNAPRRTLIVEADGGSRGNPGHAGYGALVRDPETGRILAEKAQYIGKASNNVAEYSGLVAALEMAHEIDPDCWILAKMDSKLVVEQMSGRWKIKHEDMQKLAAKARGIVNPRRVKYQWIPRELNKDADRLSNEAMDAGMAGVPWVQKGAAEAALREPAEVSEPVAEAKPTATGRLHHTELWVRDFAAAELSLGWLLERLGYLRADSWETGARWQGADSYVVIEAGPDVLDSAHERRRPGLNHLAFRAGSRADVDLLARRASSHGWTLLFADRHPHAGGPDHYAAYLENSEGFEVELVAED is encoded by the coding sequence GTGACCCTGTTCGACCCGTCCGACACCCCTGCTGAGCCTTCAGGGAACGCGGCTTCTTCGAACGCGCCCCGGCGCACGCTGATTGTGGAGGCCGACGGCGGCTCCCGCGGCAATCCCGGGCACGCCGGCTACGGTGCCCTGGTCCGCGATCCTGAGACGGGACGCATTCTGGCGGAAAAGGCACAGTACATCGGCAAGGCCTCCAACAATGTGGCGGAGTACTCCGGCCTCGTGGCGGCACTGGAAATGGCCCATGAGATCGATCCAGACTGCTGGATCCTGGCCAAGATGGACTCCAAGCTCGTCGTGGAACAGATGAGCGGCCGGTGGAAGATCAAGCATGAGGACATGCAGAAGCTGGCCGCCAAAGCCCGCGGGATCGTCAACCCGCGCCGGGTGAAGTACCAGTGGATTCCGCGTGAACTAAACAAGGACGCTGACCGCCTCTCCAACGAGGCCATGGATGCCGGCATGGCCGGGGTTCCCTGGGTGCAGAAGGGGGCAGCCGAGGCTGCGCTCCGGGAACCGGCAGAGGTTTCCGAGCCGGTCGCCGAGGCCAAACCAACAGCCACCGGACGGCTGCACCACACCGAGCTTTGGGTGCGGGACTTCGCCGCTGCAGAACTGTCCCTGGGCTGGCTGCTGGAACGGTTGGGCTACCTGCGTGCGGACAGCTGGGAAACCGGCGCCCGGTGGCAGGGAGCCGACAGCTATGTCGTTATTGAAGCAGGTCCGGATGTGCTGGATTCAGCGCACGAACGCCGCCGGCCGGGTCTGAATCATCTGGCCTTCCGCGCCGGGTCCCGGGCGGATGTGGACCTGTTGGCCCGACGCGCGTCGAGCCACGGCTGGACGCTGCTCTTTGCCGACCGGCATCCCCATGCCGGCGGTCCGGACCACTACGCTGCCTACCTTGAGAACAGCGAGGGCTTCGAAGTGGAACTGGTGGCCGAAGACTAG